The following proteins are encoded in a genomic region of Sorangiineae bacterium MSr12523:
- a CDS encoding MarR family transcriptional regulator yields MASKGTEPSIKEIPASGVTGTTGVTRKNWSRTIGEELGRELSARTILFHQAIAERMGISVTDHKCLDIAGRAALEGPLTAGRMAELTGLTTGAITGVLDRLEKAGFVRREKDPDDRRQVLVRILPDRTAEYISIFGPFAKAWEEMCSRYTEEELARVHDFFRTSLELIRQETERVRAMGPASPAGGPNPPPQGTTELSAPLTHDKVGYLEFVRGCTNMQLHAEVGPHLYRGRFVGAEPRITAHEGHIVVEPSRSMLRGLTSKRGTSELAIHPSLPWHILVRGGVVNLDADLRALTLRELEISGGAVDVSLQLPRPADTVIVRIRGGVKKVTLLRPEGVPTRLVVKSGASGLTIDTLHLGAVGGKTDWASPDFANAKARYDIEVLGGADRLTLGTLPPVTYTRSE; encoded by the coding sequence GTGGCGAGCAAGGGAACCGAACCCAGCATTAAAGAGATCCCCGCCTCCGGCGTGACCGGTACGACCGGCGTTACCCGCAAAAACTGGTCACGCACCATCGGTGAGGAGCTCGGGCGCGAGCTCAGTGCGCGCACCATCCTCTTCCATCAGGCCATCGCGGAGCGCATGGGCATCAGCGTCACCGATCACAAATGCCTCGACATCGCGGGCCGCGCCGCACTCGAAGGCCCGCTCACCGCCGGTCGCATGGCCGAACTCACCGGCCTCACCACGGGCGCCATCACCGGCGTGCTCGATCGGCTCGAGAAGGCAGGCTTCGTGCGCCGCGAGAAAGATCCCGACGATCGCAGGCAGGTGCTCGTGCGCATCCTGCCCGATCGCACGGCCGAGTACATCTCGATCTTCGGACCCTTCGCAAAAGCCTGGGAGGAGATGTGCTCACGCTACACGGAAGAGGAGCTCGCCCGTGTGCACGACTTCTTCCGCACGTCGCTCGAGTTGATTCGCCAAGAGACGGAGCGGGTCCGGGCCATGGGGCCCGCCAGTCCCGCCGGAGGCCCAAACCCACCGCCGCAAGGCACGACCGAGCTCTCCGCACCGCTCACCCACGACAAGGTCGGCTACCTGGAGTTCGTGCGCGGCTGCACCAACATGCAGCTCCACGCCGAGGTCGGCCCGCATCTTTACCGTGGCCGCTTCGTCGGCGCGGAACCTCGCATCACCGCGCACGAAGGCCACATCGTGGTCGAACCCTCGCGATCCATGCTTCGCGGACTCACGTCGAAGCGCGGCACGTCGGAGCTCGCCATTCACCCGTCCCTGCCGTGGCACATCCTCGTTCGCGGCGGCGTGGTGAACCTCGATGCCGACTTGCGCGCCCTCACATTGCGCGAGCTCGAAATCTCGGGCGGCGCGGTCGATGTGTCCCTGCAGCTCCCCCGCCCCGCCGACACCGTCATCGTCCGCATCCGCGGGGGCGTCAAAAAGGTCACCCTTCTGCGTCCCGAGGGTGTACCCACGCGGCTCGTCGTCAAAAGCGGCGCCTCCGGGCTGACCATCGACACGCTCCACTTGGGCGCCGTCGGTGGAAAGACGGACTGGGCATCGCCGGACTTCGCGAACGCCAAAGCGCGCTACGATATCGAGGTACTCGGGGGGGCGGACCGTCTCACCCTCGGGACGCTCCCCCCCGTCACGTACACCCGCAGCGAGTGA
- a CDS encoding insulinase family protein yields MRRIVSLGAVVMVGILGVACGGTPKLPPAPPAPSPVEPPKPLEPSSPAAPRGDTPDAAFREKAPDEDGTVVFTPPKVESFRLKNGVRVLFVERRDLPIVSVRLALKAGAGDYPALKPGVASFMGSMLEQGTKSRTALQLSDDYEEIGAQHAAWCGWDSCGGSVKTLAKHLDRALQLLADVATHPTFPDAEIERLRSRRLAALAQEKTQPGAMSQNAVAAALYGRNHPYGNALGGRADDVKALARKDLVKAYETMFTPKNATLVVAGDITQKALADKLESSFGAWAAAGAAQAPRTPAAPATSKAPRLVLVDKPGAAQSQVALVEVGVPRRNADRDAITVMNSILGGIFSSRINLNLREANHFTYGAGSRFAMRHGPGPFLAGGAMVSEKTAAAVGELFREIRRMIDEDVKDEELADAKSDIKHGLPGRFETVNAVTSAVEDIAIYDLPLDEFVTLPKRIDAVTVKDVRRVAKKYLHPEALKVVIVGDRAKLESELTQTLRLGAPEGRDAYGDLVQ; encoded by the coding sequence ATGAGGCGCATCGTTTCGTTGGGGGCAGTCGTCATGGTGGGCATTCTGGGCGTGGCCTGCGGTGGCACGCCGAAGCTTCCTCCGGCGCCGCCGGCACCGTCCCCCGTGGAGCCTCCGAAGCCGCTCGAGCCGAGTTCGCCGGCTGCCCCGCGCGGGGACACGCCCGATGCGGCGTTCCGCGAGAAGGCGCCGGACGAAGATGGCACCGTCGTCTTCACGCCGCCGAAGGTGGAGTCGTTTCGTCTGAAGAATGGCGTGCGCGTTCTCTTCGTCGAGCGGCGCGATCTGCCCATCGTGAGCGTGCGCCTGGCGCTCAAGGCCGGTGCGGGGGACTATCCCGCGCTGAAGCCGGGGGTCGCGTCGTTCATGGGCTCGATGCTGGAGCAGGGGACGAAGAGCCGCACGGCGTTGCAGTTGTCCGACGACTACGAGGAGATCGGCGCGCAGCATGCGGCATGGTGCGGGTGGGACTCGTGCGGTGGTTCCGTGAAGACGCTGGCGAAGCACCTCGATCGGGCGCTGCAGCTCTTGGCGGACGTGGCCACGCACCCGACGTTCCCCGATGCCGAAATCGAGCGCTTGCGCTCGCGGCGCTTGGCGGCGCTCGCGCAGGAGAAGACGCAGCCCGGTGCCATGTCGCAAAATGCGGTCGCGGCGGCGCTGTACGGGCGCAACCACCCTTACGGCAACGCGCTGGGCGGTCGCGCGGACGACGTGAAGGCGCTGGCGCGCAAGGACCTGGTCAAAGCCTACGAGACGATGTTCACGCCGAAGAATGCCACCTTGGTGGTCGCGGGTGACATCACGCAGAAGGCGCTCGCGGACAAGCTGGAGTCGTCGTTCGGTGCGTGGGCTGCGGCCGGTGCGGCGCAGGCTCCGCGCACGCCGGCGGCGCCGGCCACGTCGAAGGCCCCGCGGCTCGTGTTGGTGGACAAGCCGGGGGCGGCCCAGTCGCAGGTGGCCTTGGTCGAGGTGGGGGTGCCCCGTCGCAATGCCGATCGCGATGCCATCACGGTGATGAATTCCATCTTGGGCGGCATCTTTTCGAGCCGCATCAACTTGAACCTGCGTGAGGCGAATCACTTCACGTATGGGGCAGGGTCACGGTTCGCGATGCGGCACGGCCCGGGCCCATTCCTGGCCGGCGGTGCGATGGTGTCCGAGAAGACGGCTGCGGCGGTGGGCGAGCTGTTTCGCGAGATCCGGCGGATGATCGACGAGGACGTCAAGGACGAGGAGCTCGCGGACGCGAAGTCGGACATCAAGCATGGCCTGCCGGGGCGGTTCGAGACGGTGAACGCGGTCACGTCGGCCGTGGAAGACATCGCGATTTACGACCTTCCGCTGGACGAATTCGTGACCTTGCCCAAGCGGATCGACGCGGTGACGGTGAAGGACGTTCGTCGGGTGGCGAAAAAGTATCTCCATCCCGAGGCGCTCAAGGTCGTCATCGTCGGCGATCGCGCGAAGCTCGAGTCGGAGCTGACGCAGACCTTGCGGCTCGGCGCGCCCGAGGGGCGGGACGCGTACGGCGATCTCGTGCAGTAG